A genomic window from Lycium barbarum isolate Lr01 chromosome 4, ASM1917538v2, whole genome shotgun sequence includes:
- the LOC132637151 gene encoding zinc finger A20 and AN1 domain-containing stress-associated protein 9-like yields MRESKWESLIEDVSSFCVRHDILIPEMDKNYHIGKSKHKSLSVTYSHHLHVEVFNVVIDLQLAELNSRFDAVNTDLLLAFLKEKAAKDALALSKKISSLTIKTGKDDSTILKSKTQRCMVCKKKVGLIGLSCKCGQIYCRNHRYPEEHACNFDFKSIGRAILAKENPLCKADKLENRI; encoded by the exons ATGAGAGAGTCTAAATGGGAATCTTTGATTGAAGATGTCTCTTCATTTTGTGTGAGGCATGATATTCTAATTCCTGAAATGGATAAGAACTATCATATTGGAAAGTCAAAGCACAAGAGTTTAAGTGTCACATATTCTCATCATTTGCATGTAGAAGTCTTTAATGTTGTTATTGATTTGCAACTTGCGGAGCTTAATAGTCGTTTTGATGCAGTGAATACTGATTTGCTTCTAG CTTTCTTGAAAGAAAAAGCCGCCAAGGATGCATTAGCTTTATCTAAAAAGATATCTTCTCTTACTATTAAAACTGGAAAAGATGATTCGACGATATTAAAGTCGAAGACACAAAGGTGCATGGTTTGCAAGAAGAAGGTGGGATTAATAGGGTTAAGTTGTAAGTGTGGTCAAATATATTGCAGGAATCATAGATATCCGGAGGAACATGCATGCAATTTCGATTTCAAGTCTATAGGCCGTGCGATTTTGGCTAAGGAAAATCCTCTCTGCAAAGCTGATAAACTTGAGAATAGGATCTAA